One region of bacterium (Candidatus Blackallbacteria) CG13_big_fil_rev_8_21_14_2_50_49_14 genomic DNA includes:
- a CDS encoding peptidylprolyl isomerase, translating into MNQETTAPAFKMEDIKVGTGKEPTKGQMISVHYTGWLTNGTKFDSSKDRNQPFEFQLGAGQVIKGWDQGFAGMKEGGVRKLTIPPEMGYGQRDMGVIPPNSTLIFEVELLAVK; encoded by the coding sequence ATGAATCAAGAAACCACAGCACCTGCTTTTAAAATGGAAGATATCAAAGTCGGCACGGGCAAAGAGCCCACCAAAGGCCAGATGATTTCTGTGCACTATACCGGCTGGTTGACCAATGGCACCAAATTTGACAGCTCCAAAGATCGCAACCAACCCTTTGAGTTTCAATTGGGTGCTGGTCAGGTGATCAAGGGCTGGGATCAAGGCTTTGCAGGAATGAAAGAAGGCGGCGTTCGCAAATTGACCATTCCCCCTGAAATGGGCTATGGTCAACGCGATATGGGCGTTATCCCCCCCAACTCCACCCTGATTTTTGAAGTTGAATTGTTGGCTGTTAAATAA
- a CDS encoding ATP:cob(I)alamin adenosyltransferase, giving the protein MKIYTRTGDTGETGLWGGRRVSKHDLRIQAYGSVDECNALLGLAICEAPESLKPLLIDLQNQLFVLGADLASPEASEHIPRIQAEQVSALEKAIDAAEADLPPLTQFILPGGSKAAAGLHLARTVARRAEREVVALMQAEAINPHALTWLNRLSDLLFVMARSANHLAQISDIPWQKP; this is encoded by the coding sequence ATGAAAATATATACGCGAACAGGCGATACAGGTGAAACCGGTCTGTGGGGCGGGCGCAGGGTTTCCAAGCATGACTTGCGGATTCAGGCCTACGGCAGTGTCGATGAGTGCAATGCCCTTCTCGGTCTGGCAATTTGTGAGGCCCCAGAAAGTCTGAAGCCCCTGCTGATTGACTTACAGAATCAGCTCTTTGTACTGGGAGCCGATTTGGCAAGCCCTGAAGCTTCTGAACATATTCCCCGTATCCAGGCCGAGCAGGTAAGTGCCTTGGAAAAGGCCATTGACGCCGCAGAAGCAGATTTGCCGCCGCTCACGCAGTTTATTTTGCCTGGGGGCTCAAAAGCTGCTGCTGGGTTGCATTTGGCCCGAACTGTAGCGCGCAGAGCCGAACGCGAAGTTGTGGCATTGATGCAGGCCGAGGCCATCAATCCCCACGCCCTGACCTGGCTCAACCGACTCTCGGATTTACTCTTTGTAATGGCGCGAAGTGCCAACCACTTAGCGCAGATCAGCGATATTCCCTGGCAGAAACCCTAA
- a CDS encoding aminomethyl-transferring glycine dehydrogenase, which yields MSQHSYLAHTADERTAMLESLGFTTQAELFSSIPESLQQFDLKLPPALSELELLQELETLQKQNQPVQISFLGGGAYHHFIPAALDTLVSRSEFLTAYTPYQAEVSQGTLQVIYEFQSLLCTLTGMEIANASSYEGATATAEAMMMAHRLTRRNHILVSAALHPEYREVLKTYADATGLTLETSALQGFQTQSESFQSETEPAALVVQYPNFFGELENLQALANWVHQRKGLLIVVMADPTVLGVLEAPGNLGADIVCGEAQSFGNTLSLGGPYLGFLTAREAHLRQMPGRLCGLAQDQAGKRAFTLVLQTREQHIRRERATSNICTNQGLMALAATVWLSLLGKAGLQELASLCLKQAHHLAKRIAELPGFEVVNSGPFFHEFVVKSTEPIETLFARLKKAHVLPGLRLQTWYPELENHFLVTVTEMNRPADLDHFIDLLAQVSSS from the coding sequence ATGAGTCAGCACAGCTATCTGGCACATACCGCAGATGAGCGCACAGCCATGCTGGAAAGCCTGGGCTTTACGACCCAGGCTGAACTGTTCAGCAGTATTCCCGAAAGCCTGCAGCAGTTTGATTTAAAACTGCCTCCTGCTCTGAGTGAATTGGAGCTTCTTCAGGAACTTGAAACCCTGCAAAAACAGAATCAGCCTGTTCAAATCAGTTTTCTGGGCGGGGGAGCTTATCATCATTTTATTCCAGCGGCTTTAGACACCTTGGTTTCACGCTCAGAATTTCTGACAGCCTATACGCCTTATCAGGCAGAAGTCAGCCAGGGAACCCTGCAGGTGATTTATGAATTTCAATCTTTGCTCTGTACCCTGACGGGCATGGAGATTGCCAATGCCTCTTCCTATGAAGGGGCAACAGCGACCGCAGAGGCCATGATGATGGCCCACCGCCTGACCCGTCGTAACCATATCCTGGTTTCGGCTGCCTTGCACCCCGAGTACCGTGAAGTATTAAAAACCTACGCCGATGCGACAGGCCTAACGCTTGAAACCTCTGCTCTGCAAGGTTTTCAGACCCAAAGTGAGTCGTTTCAATCAGAAACTGAACCGGCTGCCCTGGTGGTGCAATACCCCAATTTCTTTGGGGAGCTTGAAAATCTTCAAGCCCTCGCGAATTGGGTTCACCAGCGCAAAGGTCTCTTGATCGTGGTCATGGCAGATCCCACGGTTTTAGGCGTATTGGAAGCACCCGGAAATTTGGGGGCCGACATTGTCTGTGGCGAAGCCCAGTCCTTTGGCAATACTTTGAGTTTGGGCGGGCCCTATTTGGGCTTCCTGACAGCCAGAGAAGCGCATCTGCGGCAAATGCCGGGTCGCCTGTGTGGTTTGGCCCAAGATCAGGCAGGAAAACGTGCTTTTACCTTGGTCTTGCAGACCCGTGAACAGCATATCCGCCGTGAGCGTGCAACCAGCAATATCTGTACCAATCAAGGCTTAATGGCATTGGCTGCTACCGTTTGGTTGAGCCTATTGGGCAAAGCAGGTTTGCAGGAACTGGCTTCGCTCTGTTTGAAACAGGCGCACCACTTGGCGAAACGCATCGCAGAACTCCCTGGCTTTGAAGTGGTGAATTCTGGCCCCTTTTTCCATGAATTTGTAGTCAAATCGACGGAGCCAATTGAAACTCTGTTTGCCCGTCTGAAAAAAGCACACGTTTTGCCTGGGCTTCGTCTCCAAACCTGGTATCCAGAACTGGAAAATCATTTTTTGGTTACTGTCACTGAAATGAATCGACCTGCAGATTTAGACCATTTCATTGATTTACTGGCCCAAGTCAGTTCCTCCTGA
- the gcvH gene encoding glycine cleavage system protein H encodes MSENQYYYTTSHECFSLEGQTATVSITEYAVDQLGEITFVQLPEVGRELSKGESFGEIESVKTVSELYAPVSGKVVAINSELDAQPELVNDDSLKLGWMLKIELSQPDEVSQCMDQAAYQEYLDGLS; translated from the coding sequence ATGAGTGAAAACCAATATTATTACACGACTTCACACGAGTGTTTCAGTCTTGAGGGCCAGACAGCCACCGTATCGATTACAGAGTATGCAGTCGATCAATTGGGAGAAATCACCTTCGTACAATTGCCTGAAGTGGGCCGCGAACTGAGCAAAGGCGAGAGCTTTGGCGAAATTGAATCTGTAAAAACGGTTTCTGAACTCTACGCGCCCGTCAGTGGCAAAGTGGTGGCCATCAATTCAGAGCTGGATGCGCAACCTGAATTGGTAAATGACGATTCCTTGAAACTGGGTTGGATGCTAAAAATTGAGCTTTCCCAACCCGATGAAGTGAGCCAGTGCATGGATCAGGCGGCTTATCAGGAATATCTGGACGGTCTTTCATGA
- the gcvT gene encoding glycine cleavage system protein T yields the protein MTELKKTALHPVHCELGARMVDFGGWDMPVQYSSISEEHQAVRQRLGIFDVSHMGTFRASGPEALEWLESLVPNRVSALVPGKALYTQLCNQQGGTLDDLLIYRLDETVFQLVVNASNREQDWDWMTSHLPEQGVVFEDLSAQTCILALQGPMAAQVLSQVLNQDLSTIGNYHLSPTDALGFPLLLARTGYTGEDGFEIFVAPEKARQVWELLLQAGQGAGIRPCGLGARDTLRLESAMPLYGHELDLQTSPLEAGLAWSVKLDKPQAFIGKSALQVQKDQGLRKKRLGFRLTGTRRAPRQGYTLWLGERQIGLVTSGTLSPSLNEPIGLALIEALTAEEIQAIEIDIRGQRMPIEPIKLPFYRRPNRIP from the coding sequence ATGACTGAATTGAAAAAAACGGCTTTGCACCCGGTTCATTGTGAACTGGGGGCCCGCATGGTAGATTTTGGCGGCTGGGATATGCCGGTTCAGTACAGTTCAATTTCTGAAGAGCATCAAGCGGTTCGCCAAAGATTGGGAATTTTTGATGTTTCGCATATGGGCACTTTCCGGGCTTCTGGCCCGGAGGCCCTGGAATGGCTGGAAAGCCTGGTTCCCAACCGGGTCAGTGCCTTGGTGCCTGGCAAAGCACTCTATACCCAGCTTTGCAATCAACAGGGGGGAACACTGGATGATCTGCTGATTTACCGCCTGGATGAGACGGTTTTTCAATTGGTGGTCAATGCCTCCAACCGGGAGCAGGATTGGGATTGGATGACTTCCCATTTGCCTGAACAGGGGGTTGTGTTTGAAGACCTTTCCGCGCAAACCTGTATTTTGGCATTGCAAGGCCCCATGGCTGCCCAGGTTTTGAGCCAGGTGCTGAATCAGGATTTAAGCACGATTGGAAACTATCATCTCAGCCCCACAGATGCCTTGGGTTTTCCCCTGCTTTTGGCGCGTACAGGCTATACCGGTGAAGACGGATTTGAGATCTTTGTTGCACCCGAAAAAGCCCGTCAGGTTTGGGAGCTGCTGCTTCAGGCTGGGCAGGGGGCGGGTATCCGTCCCTGTGGGCTGGGGGCGCGTGACACCCTGCGGCTGGAATCAGCCATGCCCCTTTACGGCCATGAATTGGATCTGCAAACTTCGCCTTTAGAAGCAGGCTTGGCTTGGAGCGTCAAGCTCGATAAACCCCAGGCATTTATTGGCAAAAGTGCTTTGCAGGTTCAAAAGGACCAGGGCTTGCGCAAAAAAAGATTGGGTTTTCGCTTGACGGGCACGCGCCGTGCACCTCGTCAGGGCTATACCCTGTGGCTGGGAGAGCGACAGATTGGTTTGGTGACCAGTGGCACCCTTTCTCCCAGCTTAAACGAACCGATTGGTCTGGCTTTAATTGAAGCCCTGACTGCTGAAGAAATTCAGGCGATTGAAATAGATATTCGGGGCCAACGGATGCCCATTGAACCGATAAAATTACCTTTTTACAGGAGACCCAACAGAATTCCATGA
- a CDS encoding betaine-aldehyde dehydrogenase — protein MTQTISTPQQYQLFIKGEEVSPLSEQTFETYNPATGEVIAKVAQAGPEDVDRAVKAAREAHESGVWRNKPAAERSIILNKIADLIQENLAELAALETQNNGKPINESTFIDLPMSIDTFRYYAAAARMLGGQAIPVPGALTYTLKEPVGVCGQIIPWNFPIMMAAWKMAPALAAGNTIVLKPAEQTPLTALRLAELFKQAGVPDGVVNVITGDGSTGEALVKHPGVDKIAFTGSTEVGRKVMINAAGSLKRVSLELGGKSPNVVFEDANLEQAVNGALFAIYFNQGQICTAGSRLFVQDSIYDSFVEKLVAKLAQLRVGDPTQNTTQIGALVSQEQFDKVKDYIEIGKSEGAKLAFGGQDLQAEKKGFFVQPTVFTDVDNNMRIAQEEIFGPVLSVIRFKDDAEAARLVNEIPYGLVSAIWTENVRRAHNFARMIQAGYVWINTYNILPIEAPFGGYKQSGFGRELGYGALDMYTETKNVYVELNEASPITGWYGV, from the coding sequence ATGACCCAGACGATCAGTACCCCTCAACAATATCAGCTTTTTATCAAAGGTGAAGAAGTGTCTCCCCTTTCTGAGCAAACCTTCGAAACCTATAATCCCGCCACCGGCGAAGTGATCGCCAAGGTGGCCCAAGCGGGCCCTGAAGATGTGGACCGTGCCGTAAAAGCTGCCCGAGAGGCCCATGAATCTGGGGTCTGGAGAAACAAACCTGCCGCTGAACGCAGTATTATTCTCAACAAGATTGCCGATTTAATCCAGGAAAATCTGGCTGAATTGGCTGCCCTTGAAACCCAAAACAATGGCAAACCGATCAATGAAAGTACCTTTATTGACCTGCCGATGTCGATCGATACCTTCCGTTATTATGCAGCTGCAGCCCGGATGTTGGGTGGGCAGGCGATTCCTGTACCGGGTGCCTTGACCTATACCCTGAAAGAGCCGGTGGGCGTCTGCGGGCAGATTATTCCCTGGAATTTTCCAATCATGATGGCGGCCTGGAAAATGGCTCCCGCCTTGGCAGCTGGCAATACCATCGTTTTGAAACCGGCTGAACAGACCCCCTTAACCGCTCTGCGTCTGGCTGAACTTTTCAAGCAGGCGGGTGTGCCCGATGGTGTGGTCAATGTGATTACGGGAGACGGCTCCACCGGTGAAGCCCTGGTCAAGCATCCTGGGGTCGATAAAATTGCCTTTACAGGTTCTACTGAAGTGGGCCGAAAAGTTATGATCAATGCCGCTGGCAGCCTGAAACGGGTTTCGCTTGAACTGGGCGGAAAATCTCCCAATGTGGTTTTTGAAGACGCCAATCTTGAACAGGCCGTCAATGGCGCGCTTTTTGCGATCTATTTTAATCAAGGTCAAATCTGCACAGCGGGTTCCCGCCTGTTTGTACAAGATTCAATCTACGATAGCTTTGTTGAAAAACTGGTGGCCAAACTGGCGCAACTGCGTGTCGGCGATCCCACCCAAAACACCACCCAAATTGGGGCATTGGTCTCTCAGGAGCAATTTGATAAAGTCAAAGACTATATCGAAATTGGCAAATCTGAAGGCGCAAAACTGGCCTTTGGTGGCCAGGATTTACAAGCTGAGAAAAAGGGTTTCTTTGTACAACCCACGGTCTTCACAGATGTTGACAATAATATGCGGATTGCCCAAGAAGAGATTTTTGGCCCAGTGCTTTCAGTGATTCGTTTCAAGGATGACGCTGAAGCTGCCCGTCTGGTCAATGAAATTCCCTATGGACTGGTTTCTGCAATCTGGACCGAAAACGTGCGCCGCGCCCATAATTTTGCCCGCATGATTCAAGCCGGCTATGTCTGGATCAATACCTACAATATTCTGCCGATTGAAGCACCCTTTGGGGGCTATAAACAGAGCGGTTTTGGGCGTGAATTGGGCTATGGCGCACTGGATATGTATACCGAAACCAAAAACGTCTATGTGGAATTGAATGAAGCCTCTCCGATTACCGGCTGGTATGGGGTTTGA
- a CDS encoding tRNA (guanosine(37)-N1)-methyltransferase TrmD codes for MHLDFCTLFPDFFSGPLHSSILKRAAEQGNASYHLHNIRDWSRDKHRTVDDRPFGGGPGMVLKPEPIFEMFETLHLPENTPVILTTPRARLFQQSDALALAKLPRVVFLCGHYEGIDERVQENLCTHFFSIGSYVLTGGEPAALVMADAIVRLIPGVVGCSDSIEQDSFMDDLLDCPHYTRPAKYRDWTVPEVLLNGNHAEIAKWRRRQQIIATWKYRPDLLKLETLKPEELKLIQTLEEE; via the coding sequence CTGCATCTGGATTTCTGCACGCTCTTTCCTGATTTTTTCAGCGGCCCCCTTCATTCCAGCATTCTTAAACGTGCCGCTGAACAGGGAAATGCCAGCTACCATCTTCACAATATTCGCGACTGGAGCAGAGACAAACATCGCACGGTCGATGATCGCCCTTTTGGGGGCGGGCCCGGTATGGTACTCAAACCAGAACCGATCTTTGAGATGTTTGAAACCCTCCATTTGCCTGAAAATACCCCTGTGATTTTAACCACTCCCAGAGCCAGGCTCTTTCAGCAGTCAGATGCCCTGGCTCTTGCCAAATTGCCACGCGTGGTCTTTCTCTGTGGACACTATGAGGGCATTGATGAACGGGTTCAAGAAAACCTCTGTACTCATTTTTTTTCAATTGGAAGCTATGTACTCACCGGTGGCGAGCCAGCGGCCCTGGTCATGGCAGATGCGATCGTGCGCTTGATTCCAGGTGTTGTCGGCTGTTCTGATTCAATTGAACAGGATTCCTTTATGGACGATTTACTGGATTGCCCCCACTATACCCGACCCGCAAAATATCGAGACTGGACTGTGCCCGAAGTGCTTTTGAATGGCAACCATGCTGAAATTGCCAAATGGCGTCGCAGACAACAAATCATTGCCACTTGGAAATACCGACCGGATTTATTGAAACTTGAAACTTTAAAACCTGAAGAATTAAAGTTGATTCAAACCTTAGAGGAGGAATGA
- a CDS encoding 3-oxoacyl-ACP synthase codes for MLLIPHTPIGIKGLGHYLPEEQVSNQTLLNEHPLPIDDAWIRRRIGVESRHRAAASQATSDLAIAAAHKALASAQISADEIDLILLSTISPDHPNPSTACAVQAGLGISETLCPSLDISAACSGFLYGLDLATRYVLTGARNVLLISAEIRSRFTDPKDPATFPIFGDGAGAAVIGPVETGKGVKGIRLLADGRGYYSVHIPAGGSRNPTRQETLERREHFIRMENGEKIFFEVVEGMSAYTQEFLKTLNCELSDLDFLVPHQANLHILKEVARRLTLPLEKVLMTIQSTGNTSSASIPICLSHYWEQGILQPGHTVCLVAAGAGHTGGLALVRF; via the coding sequence ATGTTGCTCATACCGCACACCCCCATTGGTATCAAGGGACTCGGACATTATCTTCCTGAGGAACAGGTCAGCAATCAAACCCTTTTAAATGAGCATCCACTGCCCATTGATGACGCCTGGATACGTCGCAGAATCGGAGTTGAATCCCGTCACAGAGCCGCTGCCTCACAGGCAACTTCTGATCTTGCAATTGCAGCGGCCCACAAAGCGCTTGCCTCAGCTCAAATTTCGGCAGATGAGATTGATTTGATCCTCTTGTCCACCATTTCCCCTGATCATCCCAATCCCTCAACGGCCTGTGCCGTTCAAGCTGGACTGGGAATCAGTGAAACGCTTTGCCCCAGTCTGGATATTTCTGCCGCCTGCAGTGGGTTTCTCTATGGCTTGGATCTTGCTACCCGTTACGTTTTGACGGGCGCTCGCAATGTGCTTTTAATTTCCGCAGAAATTCGCTCTCGTTTTACCGATCCCAAGGATCCTGCTACCTTTCCCATTTTTGGGGATGGGGCTGGCGCAGCGGTGATTGGGCCCGTTGAAACGGGCAAGGGGGTTAAAGGCATTCGACTTTTGGCTGATGGCAGAGGCTATTATTCTGTCCATATTCCTGCCGGGGGCAGCAGAAACCCAACCCGTCAGGAAACGCTTGAACGACGCGAACATTTTATCCGCATGGAAAACGGGGAAAAAATCTTCTTTGAAGTGGTCGAAGGCATGAGTGCCTATACCCAAGAATTTTTAAAAACCCTGAATTGTGAGCTATCGGATCTGGATTTTCTGGTTCCCCATCAAGCCAATCTGCATATTCTCAAAGAAGTTGCCCGACGTTTGACTCTGCCGCTTGAAAAAGTTTTGATGACCATTCAATCCACAGGCAATACCTCTTCAGCATCGATCCCGATCTGTCTGTCACATTATTGGGAACAGGGAATTCTCCAACCAGGACATACTGTTTGTCTGGTGGCTGCAGGCGCAGGACACACGGGCGGCTTGGCTTTGGTTCGCTTTTAA